A segment of the Deinococcus cellulosilyticus NBRC 106333 = KACC 11606 genome:
GATGCCTCACATCCCTGGCTGGAGTGGGAAAAAGACTTTTACCAGCTGGTTTCTCAGGCTTTTGACGAAAAGGGCATCCTGCGCACCCTGCCCAGCCAGAACAAAAAATTGAACCTCCTGATGCAGAAACTCTCCCTGCTTTTCGAGGCAGGCCGCACCTACACCGAAAAAGAGGTCAATGGCCTCCTGATGGGGTTCACCCGGGACTTCTTCCTGATTCGACGCAGCCTCATCGACGCTGGCGTGCTGTTTCGTACTCCGAGTGGCAGTGCGTACTGGAGGGAACGCCATGACGCAAAAATATAAGGGCTTCACCCCGGTGATGGGCATCTGGATCATCCGAAACCACAAAAATGGCAAGGTGCTGCTCGGGGCCAATGAGCATGTGCAGGGTAAACTGAATGCCCACCAGTTCCAGCTCAAGATGGGTTCCCACATGGTCAAAGCCCTGCAGCAGGACTGGAACGCCCAGAGCCCGGAAGATTTCACCTTCGAGGTCCTGGATGTGCTTGAGCCCGATCCTGCAAAAGGGGAGCATTACGATTACCGGGATGACCTCAAAGACCTTGAGGCCCTGTGGTTGGAACAATTGCAGCCCTATGAACCTGTGGGGTACCACAGAAAACGCAAGTGATGTTCCTCAAATCTGCCAGCTGAATTTCAGGATTCAGCTGGTTTTATTTGCTGCCTGCGGTCTTCTGCTTTTCTGAGAAACCCTCCAGGAAACCTGAAGATTGCCCGAAGGTCAGGCTCAGACCCCCTTCAGCTGTGCTTCCTACATTGAGGCTAACTGTTGCTTTGATTTTCACTCGATGCAGGAGACAACATGGGAAACATTGAACGGGTGGGAAGCCTGGAAATTGACCAGGACATGCATCATGAAAAAAGAGAATGGACCGCCCAGAGGTTTGCCTGGGGGGTGTTTTTCCTGTTGCTTGTGGCAGCCTTGCTGGGCCTCTTCGGAGGGGGTTATTTCAGTTCGCGCACCCAGATCAATCCGGACCTGCAGGTCGATTTTCAGTTCTTTCTGCGGATGAAGGCTCCGACCCGTCTGGAGATCAAGTTGCTCCGCACCCAGGAAAAACCAGAGCTCCTGATCAGCCGGGATTACCTGCGCCACTTTCAGATTGAAAACATTCAACCCGAGCCCGATCAGGTCAGCAGTGAAGGAGGGTTTCAGCAGTTCACCTTCAACCGTCTGGAGGCTGGAACGCCCATTGTTTTTGACCTGAAGACCACAGATGTGGGAAGCATTCCCGGACAGGTCGGCCTGAATTCCACAGACCTGCTGACTGTCCACCATTTCGTGTATCCCTGAGGAGCAGACATGGAAGCTGTTGTTCGAGCTGCAACCCTGTATTTCATCCTGATGATCATCTTTCGACTCACCGGGAAACGCACCATGTCCCAGGTGACCACCTTCGACATGGTGGTGCTGCTGGTGATCAGTGAGACCGTGCAGAACTTCCTGGTGGACGAGGATCATTCATTTACCCACATGGTGCTCCTGGTCATCACCCTGCTGGGTCTGGATGTGCTCCTCTCCATGGTCAAACAGAAGTTTCCGGGGGTGGAAAAGTGGATGGATGGCGTTCCGGTGATTCTGGTGGAAGACGGCAAACCCCTGGAAGACCGCATGAAAAAAAGCCGGGTGGACGTTTCAGACATTCTGGAAGCGGCCCGGCAGACCCAGGGCCTTGAGCGCATGGACCAGATCAAATATGCCATTCTGGAGCGGGCTGGAGCGATTTCCATCGTTCCCAAGGAAAAGCCATGACTTCTCCCATCCGTGACCTGCTCTCTCTCACGCTGGAAGTGAACCACCTCCAGAAGGCCAGAGATTTTTATGAAAAAGTGATCGGCCTGCAGGTGCTCTCCTTCGACGAAGATCAGGGGAACTGCACCCTTGGTTTTCCCTCGGGTCAGAGGTTGAACCTGTGGATGCCTGTCACCCGGCAGCAGAATTCAGAGCGCCTCTCCAGAGTGAGGGCACGGGGAGGGACCCATGTGCACTGGGCGATGCAGATCCCCAGAGGCACCCTGCAGAGGGCCAGGGAACACCTGGGACAGTCTGGCATCCCCTGGCAGGAGATCAACCTGGCCAGCGAAGACCAGCCTGCAGACATCGGGCTGTACTTCTGGGACCCTGCTTTTCATGGCCTGGAACTCCGCGAGGTGGACCTGCAGGATGAACGCTTTCCAGAGGTCCCTCCAGGGGACCTTCCAGAAACGGGCCTTCCGGTGGTGGGCCTCAGGGAGGTGGCCCTGGCCTTTGAGGATTACCAGGGCATGAAAGAGCGGCTTCCCGAGGCTTACGGATTTGCTTTCCTGAAAGAGATGGAGGAGCGAAATTTCGCCCAGTTCACGCTGGGACCAGAACCCGAAAGGGACGGTCTTTTCACCTGCAGACG
Coding sequences within it:
- a CDS encoding GIY-YIG nuclease family protein codes for the protein MTQKYKGFTPVMGIWIIRNHKNGKVLLGANEHVQGKLNAHQFQLKMGSHMVKALQQDWNAQSPEDFTFEVLDVLEPDPAKGEHYDYRDDLKDLEALWLEQLQPYEPVGYHRKRK
- a CDS encoding bleomycin resistance protein; amino-acid sequence: MTSPIRDLLSLTLEVNHLQKARDFYEKVIGLQVLSFDEDQGNCTLGFPSGQRLNLWMPVTRQQNSERLSRVRARGGTHVHWAMQIPRGTLQRAREHLGQSGIPWQEINLASEDQPADIGLYFWDPAFHGLELREVDLQDERFPEVPPGDLPETGLPVVGLREVALAFEDYQGMKERLPEAYGFAFLKEMEERNFAQFTLGPEPERDGLFTCRRWLYAWDPQVGLADMLGGEHATVQFLADVDAVEARVKQAGLEHFRDQTGLVVRDPEGHVFEFVEEAPNA
- a CDS encoding DUF421 domain-containing protein; translation: MEAVVRAATLYFILMIIFRLTGKRTMSQVTTFDMVVLLVISETVQNFLVDEDHSFTHMVLLVITLLGLDVLLSMVKQKFPGVEKWMDGVPVILVEDGKPLEDRMKKSRVDVSDILEAARQTQGLERMDQIKYAILERAGAISIVPKEKP
- a CDS encoding DUF2087 domain-containing protein, coding for MLQSNHIRSYLLIAHPHRQVLLRALEEKPQTAQELSSLLFNLEQTEGHLRILQQGHLLENREGVYSLIPDAYHKAREDASHPWLEWEKDFYQLVSQAFDEKGILRTLPSQNKKLNLLMQKLSLLFEAGRTYTEKEVNGLLMGFTRDFFLIRRSLIDAGVLFRTPSGSAYWRERHDAKI